The Cylindrospermum stagnale PCC 7417 genome segment CGCATCACATCTACAGGGCACTGTCCCGCCTCCAAACTCCAAAGTGCCATTTGCACTCTCATTGGTGGCTCATAGCTAATTCCTAATTCATTGAGAAAAGCCCGAAAGTCGCCATCTTCTTGAGGCGAAACTTGATGAGTGAGTTTGACTCTCACCACCCAGCCATCAATTTGATGAATGACGGTGAGGAACGAAACAGGTGTTTGGGGTCTGCCGTGGAGGTGTTGAACAACCCTCAGGGTGAGACTGGCATTTGCCAGATAATACAAATATTCCATGTTGGTACTTGGGATCAAAGCCAATCCTACTTCTCTATCTTCGTCAATAAAATGCTGATCCCGGTAGGGTAAAAGCCCCCGTTTTTATATGGGGAGGTCTACCCAATTTTAGAGCGGTGTTCCCCTATTACTCAATAGTATCAATCTTCAAGTCTAGGGACGAAATTAACCTGTAATGTTTTAAAGTGGGGTCATTTGTCTAGGGGAATACCAAAAAATAAATTATCCAGTCACCGTAGACTTGTAGGGATACAGCATTGCTGTGTCCCTACCGATGGAAGTCCCTAGAAAAACTCTCAGCAGTTTTGTGAAAAAGGCAGTACGAATCTAGATGGAGCAACAAATTACACAAGCAAACTTGAATGAAACCTCTGGCTCAATGGCAGAAGATGTTAAATTAAACTATTCGTTAGCTGGGTATGACTACGAACTGCCGCCGGAACTCATTGCCCAAAACCCAGCATTTCCTAGAGATAGCTCGCGGTTGCTGGTGGTGAATTCTCCTGGTACAGGCCAGGATTTACCGCCACTACACCACATTTTCCGCGATTTACCTCAGCTACTACAACCTGGGGATTTGCTGGTAATGAATAATACGAAAGTCATTCCAGCGCGGTTGTATGGTCATAAATCCACTGGTGCCGAAATAGAGGTGTTGCTGTTGGAGGAACGTCAGCATAACTGTTGGTTAGCCCTAGTTAAGCCAGGAAAACGCTTCAAACTGGGGGCGAAGATTGTTTTTGCTCCTAGGGGAGATGGGGGGGAACTCACCACTCAATTAACGGCTACGGTTTTGGCAACAGACGCGGCGACTCTTGGGCGGTTATTGCAATTTGATCTGCCAGCGGGGATGTCTGTGGTGCAAATGCTAGACCGATTTGGGGAAGTACCTCTGCCACCTTATATTACCGCCTCGACTGCTGAAGATGAACAGTATCAGACAGTGTATGCAAAGACGCCTGGTGCGATCGCTGCGCCAACGGCTGGATTACACTTTACCCCAGAATTATTACAACAGTTAAGCGATCGCGGCATTAATCAAGCTTTTGTCACTCTCCACGTTGGTGTGGGCACTTTTCGCCCTGTGGAAGTGGCAGATGTCACTACCCACCAAATGCATGAAGAATGGATTGAAGTTCCCGCCGCCACTGTCGAGCAAATTCGCGCCACGAAAGCCGCTGGTGGGCGGATTATTGCCGTAGGGACAACGGCAGTACGCGCTTTAGAAGGG includes the following:
- the queA gene encoding tRNA preQ1(34) S-adenosylmethionine ribosyltransferase-isomerase QueA, coding for MEQQITQANLNETSGSMAEDVKLNYSLAGYDYELPPELIAQNPAFPRDSSRLLVVNSPGTGQDLPPLHHIFRDLPQLLQPGDLLVMNNTKVIPARLYGHKSTGAEIEVLLLEERQHNCWLALVKPGKRFKLGAKIVFAPRGDGGELTTQLTATVLATDAATLGRLLQFDLPAGMSVVQMLDRFGEVPLPPYITASTAEDEQYQTVYAKTPGAIAAPTAGLHFTPELLQQLSDRGINQAFVTLHVGVGTFRPVEVADVTTHQMHEEWIEVPAATVEQIRATKAAGGRIIAVGTTAVRALEGAAKSGDLQPYVGKTDLFIYPGYQWRVVDGLITNFHLPRSSLLMLVSAFIGRQRLLNLYQEAIANLYRFYSFGDAMLVLPEATKSAEAEKFEF